One stretch of Pieris brassicae chromosome 8, ilPieBrab1.1, whole genome shotgun sequence DNA includes these proteins:
- the LOC123712963 gene encoding uncharacterized protein LOC123712963 has protein sequence MDLPQCKHIRMRRILDGKVDVETLIKSLENQYKIDIRSIPRWEDLIKSLYNGKHDLKHKIEAAHKRKKSIIEKLYIQNYRDSPFVLTDKLARTAKIWKEIQSSKYKKRTVQLENLPESILSFKQKEYESEESLGEESDIRSTAHPNTEVVEARDNVKEKLTDVELETQSEISTKLPVVICTNPHKLLSPLRSQCTHLTYNSPKASSVTVNYAEEKIYTQTKVIRSYPKEINMYFNSMQLNKEQFIKFTLRNCTNDWAFVRFVSLSNKHLLKNIKLRPLTPVKLYAGLSNVYSLRFKFKSNVKEFDGFLNFKICRDSLDSPEEILTIQITCECKENRAVHVSDCVYLPAVYLWQLTAKDKYPSGNIVARSEDDYFYHIHVRKQDINWEQVLDVKSTNSLEVQAPATESELQRKYELKSQNTFCTSTNFAEIPKEESISSYDIAYGVLLELVENSLKPFHLEPTYFYLKSRSSQKIRVNFTKAEYIGLHQSSYDLEFFDPVDNNLIMTKTVNVFAEILPHPIEIHPIILDMSGIPKKLGLYIDHFTIFNNHKFVPVTIKIELTTKMNRIFYITPQETFITAQSNASFEVALCSKSGYNKEQEDLVHFTIKIIVLGDKAVYKNVPPFFYEIIIPCASEFKRVYGKKYLESSSDSLDYGDRTGTTTEVGPSRPL, from the coding sequence ATGGATTTGCCGCAGTGCAAACATATTCGTATGAGACGCATTTTAGACGGTAAAGTAGATGTCGAAACGTTGATCAAATCTTTAgaaaatcaatacaaaattGATATCAGATCTATACCCCGATGggaagatttaataaaatctctttacaATGGAAAACATGAtttgaaacataaaatagaaGCTGCCCATAAGCGTAAGAAaagtattattgaaaaattatacattcaaAACTACCGAGATTCTCCATTTGTTTTGACCGACAAGTTAGCAAGAACGGCAAAAATTTGGAAAGAAATACAATCTAGTAAATACAAGAAACGAACAGTACAACTTGAGAATCTACCTGAATCTATACTCTCATTCAAGCAAAAAGAGTATGAAAGTGAGGAATCTTTAGGTGAAGAGAGTGATATACGATCAACAGCACATCCCAATACAGAAGTTGTTGAGGCAAGAGACaatgttaaagaaaaattaactGATGTAGAACTAGAAACGCAATCCGAAATTTCAACCAAATTGCCTGTAGTTATTTGTACCAATCCACATAAGCTCCTATCTCCATTAAGATCACAATGTACACATCTTACTTATAATTCACCTAAAGCTTCGTCTGTAACAGTTAACTACGCagaggaaaaaatatatactcaaACCAAAGTGATTAGATCCTATccaaaagaaattaatatgtaCTTCAACAGTATGCAGTTAAATAAAGAACAGTTTATAAAGTTTACGTTGAGGAACTGCACGAATGATTGGGCCTTTGTTCGTTTTGTAAGCTTATCTAATAAACATcttctaaaaaatatcaagCTCAGACCGCTCACTCCTGTAAAATTATACGCAGGCCTATCAAACGTATACTCAttacgatttaaatttaaatccaaTGTAAAGGAGTTTGatggatttttaaatttcaaaatttgcCGCGATAGTTTAGATTCTCCTGAAGAAATCTTAACTATTCAAATTACTTGTGAATGTAAGGAAAACAGAGCGGTACATGTTTCGGATTGTGTATATTTACCAGCTGTATATTTATGGCAGTTAACTGCAAAAGATAAATATCCTTCAGGAAATATCGTCGCTCGATCTGAAGATGactatttttatcatatacaTGTAAGAAAACAAGATATTAATTGGGAACAAGTTCTTGATGTTAAAAGCACTAATTCGCTTGAGGTCCAAGCTCCAGCCACGGAGAGTGAACTCCAAAGAAAATATGAACTTAAGTCCCAAAATACGTTTTGCACATCGACGAACTTTGCTGAAATACCAAAAGAAGAGTCGATTAGCTCATACGATATCGCGTACGGTGTCTTATTGGAACTAGTTGAAAATTCCTTAAAACCATTTCATCTAGAAcccacatatttttatttaaaatcacgtAGTAGTCAGAAAATCCGTGTCAACTTCACAAAAGCGGAATATATTGGCCTTCATCAAAGCAGCTACGATTTGGAATTCTTTGACCCcgttgataataatttaataatgacaaAAACAGTCAACGTGTTTGCAGAAATATTGCCACATCCTATAGAAATCCATCCCATTATCCTAGACATGTCAGGAATACCGAAAAAGCTTGGGCTGTACATCGATCAtttcacaatatttaataaccaCAAATTTGTTCcagttacaattaaaattgaattgacAACCAAAATgaatagaattttttatataacacctCAAGAGACATTCATAACGGCGCAGTCAAATGCATCTTTTGAGGTTGCGTTATGTTCCAAATCTGGTTATAATAAAGAACAAGAAGATCTTGTtcattttactattaaaataattgtattaggAGATAAAGCTGTTTATAAAAACGTGCCACCATTTTTCTATGAAATTATCATCCCATGCGCTTCTGAATTTAAAAGAGTTtatggtaaaaaatatttggaatcTTCATCGGATTCGTTAGACTACGGCGATCGTACAGGCACGACAACTGAAGTAGGACCAAGTAGGCCTTTGTAA